A genomic window from Streptomyces sp. 846.5 includes:
- a CDS encoding zinc-dependent metalloprotease has protein sequence MNDFPFGFGASHEEPEDGKESGKSDPGGAGSGSGGSGSGSGSDSGPGSGSGGPANPFGFGFGGLPGMPGGGSGNPLEGLFGAMNPGDLGAAFQQLGQMLSFDGGPVNWELAKDLARQAVVQGAEDGSKDRSVGEAERTAVAEAMRLADLWLDSATSLAVGANSAVAWSRAEWIEATLPAWKELVDPVAERVANAMGGVVPEEMQAMAGPLLGVMRSMGGAMFGSQIGQALGALAAEVVGSTDVGLPLGPAGKAALLPQNIEAFGEGLEVPADEVRLYLALREAAHQRLFAHVPWLRQHLFGAVEAYARGIKVDASRLEDLIGQIDPSNPESMQEAMAGGLFQPEDTPEQKAALARLETALALVEGWVDAVVHAAAAPHLPHAAALRETLRRRRATGGPAEQTFATLVGLELRPRRLRDAARLWASLADARGTDGRDALWEHPDMLPTAKDLDDPDGFVHREEQSAAEDGIDFSKLDEMLGKAAAAEDKHTKDEDKGDDKGEGDKA, from the coding sequence GTGAACGACTTCCCCTTCGGCTTCGGGGCTTCCCATGAGGAACCCGAGGACGGCAAGGAGAGCGGCAAATCCGATCCGGGCGGCGCGGGCTCCGGCTCGGGCGGCTCGGGCTCAGGATCGGGGTCCGACTCCGGACCAGGTTCGGGATCAGGCGGTCCGGCCAACCCCTTTGGGTTCGGTTTCGGCGGTCTGCCCGGGATGCCCGGCGGCGGATCGGGCAATCCGCTGGAGGGCCTCTTCGGAGCGATGAACCCTGGAGATCTGGGCGCGGCCTTCCAGCAGCTCGGCCAGATGCTCTCGTTCGACGGCGGCCCGGTGAACTGGGAGCTCGCCAAGGACCTGGCCCGCCAGGCCGTGGTGCAGGGCGCCGAGGACGGCTCGAAGGACCGTTCGGTGGGTGAGGCCGAGCGGACCGCGGTCGCCGAGGCGATGCGGCTGGCCGATCTCTGGCTGGATTCCGCCACCTCGCTCGCCGTGGGCGCCAACAGCGCGGTCGCCTGGAGCCGGGCGGAGTGGATCGAGGCCACCCTGCCGGCCTGGAAGGAACTGGTCGACCCGGTGGCCGAGCGGGTCGCCAACGCCATGGGCGGGGTCGTGCCCGAGGAGATGCAGGCGATGGCCGGCCCGCTGCTCGGAGTGATGCGCAGCATGGGCGGCGCGATGTTCGGCTCCCAGATCGGCCAGGCGCTGGGCGCGCTGGCAGCCGAGGTGGTGGGTTCCACGGACGTGGGCCTGCCGCTCGGTCCGGCCGGCAAGGCCGCGCTGCTGCCGCAGAACATCGAGGCGTTCGGCGAGGGCCTGGAGGTGCCCGCCGACGAGGTCCGGCTCTACCTGGCCCTGCGCGAGGCCGCCCACCAGCGGCTCTTCGCCCATGTCCCGTGGTTGCGGCAGCACCTCTTCGGCGCCGTCGAGGCCTACGCCCGCGGGATCAAGGTCGACGCGAGCCGGCTGGAGGACCTGATCGGCCAGATCGACCCGAGCAACCCCGAGTCCATGCAGGAGGCGATGGCCGGCGGTCTGTTCCAGCCCGAGGACACCCCCGAGCAGAAGGCCGCGCTGGCCCGACTGGAGACCGCACTGGCCCTGGTCGAGGGCTGGGTGGACGCGGTGGTGCACGCCGCCGCCGCACCGCATCTGCCGCACGCCGCCGCCCTGCGGGAGACGCTGCGCCGCCGCCGGGCCACCGGCGGTCCGGCCGAGCAGACCTTCGCCACCCTGGTCGGCCTGGAGCTGCGGCCGCGCCGGCTGCGGGACGCCGCCCGGCTGTGGGCGTCGCTCGCCGACGCCCGGGGCACCGACGGCCGGGACGCCCTGTGGGAGCACCCGGACATGCTGCCGACCGCCAAGGACCTGGACGACCCGGACGGCTTCGTGCACCGCGAGGAGCAGTCGGCCGCCGAGGACGGCATCGACTTCAGCAAGCTGGACGAGATGCTGGGCAAGGCCGCCGCCGCCGAGGACAAGCACACCAAGGACGAGGACAAGGGCGACGACAAGGGCGAGGGGGACAAGGCGTGA
- a CDS encoding NUDIX hydrolase yields MSGPLHADTVRTLRAWTAPDDEEELLRRDYLDHLEARPEGVWRSCRPAHITASALVVDVERGRVLLTLHPKVGLWLQLGGHCEPEDATLAGAALREAVEESGIASGLTLYPAGAPAPVKLDRHAVRCAGKDQPENTHLDVQYLVLAPPDAVERISEESLELRWFGYDELPELTDRSVRVLVARARKLLG; encoded by the coding sequence GTGAGCGGTCCGCTGCACGCCGACACGGTCCGCACCCTGCGGGCCTGGACCGCTCCCGACGACGAGGAGGAGCTGCTGCGGCGCGACTACCTCGACCATCTGGAGGCCCGCCCGGAAGGGGTGTGGCGATCCTGCCGCCCGGCGCACATCACCGCGAGTGCGCTGGTGGTGGACGTCGAGCGCGGGCGCGTGCTGCTGACGCTGCATCCCAAGGTGGGGCTCTGGCTCCAGTTGGGCGGCCACTGCGAGCCCGAGGACGCCACGCTGGCCGGGGCGGCGCTGCGGGAGGCGGTCGAGGAGTCCGGCATCGCATCGGGGCTGACGCTGTATCCGGCCGGCGCCCCCGCGCCGGTGAAGCTGGACCGGCACGCGGTGCGCTGCGCCGGCAAGGACCAGCCCGAGAACACCCATCTCGACGTCCAGTACCTGGTACTGGCCCCGCCGGACGCGGTGGAGCGGATCAGCGAGGAGTCGCTGGAGCTGCGCTGGTTCGGCTACGACGAGCTGCCCGAGCTGACCGACCGGTCGGTGCGGGTGCTGGTGGCGAGGGCACGGAAGCTGCTGGGCTGA
- a CDS encoding M48 family metallopeptidase: MPRRRAPEASGESAAAQDVEVRRSARRSRTVSAYREGDRTVVLIPARMSAAEEKRWVAQMLDKLAAQESRQVLGDDALVTRAADLSTRYLDGRAVPASVRWVTNQNTRWGSCTPVEGTIRLSHRLQGMPEYVIEYVLLHELAHLLVADHGPRFWALLAGYPRTERARGYLEGVVAAARLPHVPGPREESRPEDLGDCG; the protein is encoded by the coding sequence GTGCCGCGTCGGCGCGCTCCGGAAGCCTCGGGGGAGAGTGCCGCGGCGCAGGACGTAGAGGTGCGCCGGAGCGCGCGCCGCAGTCGCACCGTGTCCGCCTACCGCGAGGGCGATCGGACCGTGGTGCTGATTCCGGCCAGGATGTCCGCGGCCGAGGAGAAGCGCTGGGTCGCGCAGATGCTGGACAAGCTCGCCGCCCAGGAGAGCCGCCAGGTCCTCGGCGACGACGCCCTGGTCACCCGGGCCGCCGACCTGTCGACCCGTTACCTGGACGGCCGGGCGGTGCCGGCGAGCGTTCGCTGGGTCACCAACCAGAACACCCGCTGGGGCTCCTGCACCCCGGTGGAGGGCACCATCAGGCTGTCGCACCGGCTGCAGGGGATGCCCGAGTACGTCATCGAGTACGTGCTGCTGCACGAGCTGGCCCATCTGCTGGTCGCCGACCACGGCCCCCGGTTCTGGGCGCTGCTCGCCGGGTATCCGCGCACCGAGCGGGCCCGCGGATACCTGGAGGGCGTGGTGGCCGCGGCCCGGCTGCCGCATGTGCCCGGGCCGCGGGAGGAATCCCGCCCGGAGGACCTCGGCGACTGCGGCTGA
- a CDS encoding ThiF family adenylyltransferase, producing the protein MRPCLKPALRRAWRDRSTLQFGVGRAHTSLLTAAEPAEAAFLDLLDGTRELPALADEAARLGIPRERVDGLLAELGAASVLDDTSAHRDLLELPPPELARLQPDLAALSLAHPAPGSAPALLLARRRARVQVRGAGRIGAAIGAVLAAAGVGRVEVLDGGRVREQDTSPCGLLVGDTGRYRAAAARAAVRRAAPGRPDDRSGSGSEDGDRAPDLVVVAPRGDSAGLLADPEVGRELLTSGIPHLYAGVLETLGTVGPFVLPGSTGCGRCLSLHRADEDPAWPRLLAQHCSGRGSGPGSGGSGGSAPCDTALATTVAGLAALHCLMFLDGGSPPSLGGWAEVSMVDGSMRRRPLDPHPDCGCRWADRCSGGQ; encoded by the coding sequence ATGCGCCCCTGCCTCAAACCCGCTCTGCGCCGGGCCTGGCGCGACCGCAGCACGCTGCAGTTCGGTGTCGGCCGGGCGCACACCTCGCTGCTCACGGCGGCCGAGCCGGCCGAGGCCGCCTTCCTCGACCTGCTCGACGGCACCAGGGAGCTCCCGGCCCTCGCCGACGAAGCGGCCAGGCTGGGGATCCCCCGGGAACGGGTCGACGGCCTGCTGGCCGAGCTGGGCGCCGCCAGCGTGCTGGACGACACCTCCGCCCATCGCGATCTGCTGGAACTGCCCCCGCCCGAACTGGCCCGGCTGCAGCCCGACCTCGCCGCGCTGTCGCTGGCGCACCCGGCTCCCGGCAGCGCCCCGGCGCTGCTGCTCGCCCGGCGCAGGGCCAGGGTCCAGGTCCGCGGGGCCGGTCGAATCGGCGCGGCGATCGGCGCGGTCCTGGCCGCGGCCGGGGTCGGCCGGGTGGAGGTGCTGGACGGCGGCAGGGTGCGGGAGCAGGACACCTCTCCCTGCGGCCTGCTGGTCGGCGACACCGGCCGCTACCGGGCCGCGGCCGCCCGGGCCGCGGTGCGCCGGGCGGCGCCGGGGCGCCCGGACGACCGCAGCGGCAGCGGCAGCGAGGACGGCGATCGTGCGCCCGACCTGGTGGTGGTCGCGCCACGCGGGGACTCCGCCGGGCTGCTCGCCGACCCGGAGGTCGGCCGGGAACTGCTGACCTCCGGCATCCCGCACCTCTACGCCGGAGTGCTGGAGACCCTGGGCACGGTGGGTCCCTTCGTGCTGCCCGGCAGCACCGGCTGCGGCCGCTGCCTGTCCCTGCACCGGGCCGACGAGGACCCGGCCTGGCCCCGGCTGCTGGCGCAGCACTGCTCGGGCCGGGGTTCCGGTCCCGGCAGCGGAGGCAGCGGCGGCAGCGCGCCGTGCGACACCGCTCTGGCGACGACCGTGGCCGGACTGGCCGCCCTGCACTGCCTGATGTTCCTCGACGGCGGATCACCCCCTAGCCTGGGCGGGTGGGCCGAGGTCTCCATGGTGGACGGCTCGATGCGGCGCCGACCGCTCGACCCGCATCCGGACTGCGGCTGCCGCTGGGCCGACCGATGCTCTGGGGGACAATGA
- a CDS encoding AarF/ABC1/UbiB kinase family protein, translated as MSDLPRKAVTRTAKLAALPLGMAGRATLGLGKRIGGRPADVVAAELQQRTADQLFRVLGELKGGAMKFGQALSVFEAALPEEVAGPYRAALTKLQEAAPPMPAASVHGVLAARLGSDWRDLFLEFDDRPAAAASIGQVHHAIWHDGREVAVKVQYPGAGDALLSDLTQLGRVARLIGPLIPGLDVKPLIKELRSRVSEELDYGLEAQSQRIHAEEFADDWDIRVPGVVAQGDQVLVTEWMDGVPLSEIISGGTQEQRDRAGQLLARFLFAGPARTGLLHADPHPGNFRLLVDDGPAEDWRLGVLDFGTVDRLPEGLPLPIGTALRMALAGDAAGVLEMLRQEGFVRASIDLDPAAVLDYVLPIIEPAAVEDFHFTRGWMRSQAARVGDPRSPAYALGRQLNLPPAYLLIHRVTLSTIGVLCQLDANARLRDELLEWLPGFAEAEDWAEAEA; from the coding sequence GTGAGCGATCTTCCGCGTAAAGCCGTGACCCGCACGGCCAAGCTCGCCGCCCTCCCACTGGGGATGGCGGGTCGGGCGACGCTGGGCCTCGGCAAGCGGATCGGCGGGCGCCCCGCCGACGTCGTCGCCGCCGAACTGCAGCAGCGCACCGCCGACCAGCTGTTCCGGGTCCTGGGCGAACTGAAGGGCGGGGCGATGAAATTCGGCCAAGCCCTGTCGGTCTTCGAGGCCGCGCTCCCGGAGGAGGTCGCCGGGCCCTACCGGGCCGCGCTGACCAAGCTCCAGGAGGCAGCGCCGCCGATGCCGGCCGCCTCCGTGCACGGCGTGCTCGCCGCCCGGCTCGGCTCGGACTGGCGTGACCTCTTCCTGGAGTTCGACGACAGGCCGGCCGCGGCCGCCTCGATCGGCCAGGTGCACCACGCGATCTGGCACGACGGCCGTGAGGTCGCGGTCAAGGTGCAGTACCCCGGGGCGGGCGACGCCCTGCTCTCCGATCTGACGCAGCTCGGCCGGGTGGCCCGGCTGATCGGGCCGCTGATCCCCGGGCTCGATGTGAAACCGCTGATCAAGGAGCTGCGCAGCCGGGTCAGCGAAGAGCTGGACTACGGCCTGGAGGCCCAGTCCCAGCGGATCCACGCCGAGGAGTTCGCCGACGACTGGGACATCCGCGTCCCCGGTGTGGTGGCCCAGGGCGACCAGGTGCTGGTCACCGAGTGGATGGACGGCGTGCCGCTGTCGGAGATCATCAGCGGCGGGACCCAGGAGCAGCGCGACCGCGCCGGGCAACTGCTCGCCCGCTTCCTCTTCGCCGGCCCGGCCCGGACCGGGCTGCTGCATGCCGATCCGCACCCGGGCAACTTCCGGCTGCTGGTCGACGACGGTCCGGCCGAGGACTGGCGGCTGGGGGTGCTGGACTTCGGCACCGTGGACCGGCTGCCCGAGGGACTGCCGCTGCCGATAGGCACCGCACTGCGGATGGCGCTGGCCGGGGATGCCGCGGGAGTGCTGGAGATGCTCCGTCAGGAGGGCTTCGTCAGGGCGTCGATCGACCTGGACCCGGCGGCCGTCCTGGACTACGTACTGCCGATCATCGAGCCGGCGGCGGTGGAGGACTTCCACTTCACCCGGGGCTGGATGCGTTCGCAGGCCGCCCGGGTCGGCGACCCGCGCTCGCCCGCCTACGCCCTGGGACGCCAGCTGAACCTCCCGCCGGCCTACCTGCTGATACACAGGGTGACCCTGAGCACCATCGGGGTCCTCTGCCAGCTGGACGCCAACGCGCGGCTCCGCGACGAACTGCTGGAGTGGCTGCCCGGATTCGCCGAGGCCGAGGACTGGGCCGAGGCCGAGGCCTGA
- a CDS encoding WhiB family transcriptional regulator has product MQLTAFDDADTLGAPIPCHSLDPEVFFAETPADVEYAKTLCGTCPVKAACLQGALERREPWGVWGGELFVQGVVVARKRPRGRPRKNEVVA; this is encoded by the coding sequence ATGCAGCTCACCGCGTTCGACGACGCCGACACCCTCGGCGCCCCCATCCCCTGTCACTCCCTCGACCCCGAGGTCTTCTTCGCCGAGACCCCCGCCGACGTCGAGTACGCCAAGACCCTCTGCGGGACCTGTCCGGTGAAGGCCGCCTGCCTCCAGGGCGCGCTCGAGCGCCGGGAGCCGTGGGGCGTCTGGGGCGGCGAGCTCTTCGTCCAGGGCGTCGTCGTCGCCCGGAAGCGGCCCCGTGGCCGTCCGCGCAAGAACGAGGTCGTCGCGTGA
- a CDS encoding ATP-dependent DNA helicase UvrD2, whose translation MQVQLTGAQPFPPQDADAVLAGLDPEQRAVATALSGPVCVLAGAGTGKTRAITHRIAYGVRSGVMQPQRVLAVTFTARAAGEMRGRLRELGAEGVQARTFHSAALRQLQYFWPRVVGGELPRLLERKVQLVAEAAARCRLRLERTELRDLTSEIEWAKVTQTVPEDYPAAARKAGREAPRDPAEIRQVYKVYEELKRDRGVIDFEDVLLLAVGVLEDRAEVAEQVRAQYQHFVVDEYQDVSPLQQRLLDLWLGPRSSLCVVGDASQTIYSFTGATPAYLLGFREKHPDATVVKLVRDYRSTPQVVHLANGLLAQARGRAAAGRLELVSQREPGPDPVYTEYQDEPAEAEGTARKVQALLAAGVRASEIAVLFRINGQSAVYEQALADLGIAYQLRGAERFFERAEIREAGMLLRGAARGSSDPLLDGAPESLAEQVRAVLSTRGFSSQPPTGSGAVRERWESLAALVRLGEEFEAAQRAVGLPADLSAYVTELDARAAAQHAPAVEGVTLASLHSAKGLEWDAVFLVGLTEGMLPITYAKTDEQIEEERRLLYVGVTRARAHLGLSWALSRSPGGRASRLPSRFLDGLRPGTPARGVRGAGRGPATAGEGAAAVRRSRAPLKCRVCGRVLTEAVERKLRRCEGCPSELDEGLYERLRDWRGEQARTQSLPAYCVFTDATLIAIAEDAPGSVAELAGIAGVGRAKLDKYGAAVLSLCRGESPDASVPAEGPPEEPDESDDIPDLWDEKDTGANSPEK comes from the coding sequence ATGCAGGTTCAGCTCACGGGCGCGCAGCCCTTCCCCCCGCAGGACGCCGACGCCGTGCTCGCCGGGCTCGACCCCGAGCAGCGTGCCGTCGCCACCGCCCTCAGCGGTCCCGTGTGCGTCCTCGCGGGCGCCGGGACGGGGAAGACCCGGGCGATCACCCACCGCATCGCCTACGGCGTCCGCAGCGGGGTGATGCAGCCCCAGCGGGTGCTGGCGGTCACCTTCACCGCGCGCGCGGCCGGGGAGATGCGCGGGCGGCTGCGCGAGCTGGGCGCCGAGGGGGTCCAGGCCAGGACCTTCCACTCGGCCGCGCTGCGCCAGCTCCAGTACTTCTGGCCGCGGGTGGTCGGCGGGGAGCTGCCGAGGCTGCTGGAGCGCAAGGTCCAGCTGGTCGCCGAGGCCGCGGCGCGCTGCCGGCTCCGGCTGGAGCGCACCGAACTGCGGGATCTGACCAGCGAGATCGAGTGGGCCAAGGTCACCCAGACCGTGCCCGAGGACTATCCGGCCGCGGCCCGCAAGGCCGGTCGGGAAGCCCCGCGGGACCCGGCCGAGATCCGCCAGGTCTACAAGGTCTACGAGGAGCTCAAGCGGGACCGCGGCGTCATCGACTTCGAGGACGTGCTGCTGCTCGCCGTCGGCGTGCTGGAGGACCGGGCCGAGGTCGCCGAGCAGGTCAGGGCCCAGTACCAGCACTTCGTGGTGGACGAGTACCAGGACGTCTCGCCGCTCCAGCAGCGGCTGCTGGACCTCTGGCTCGGCCCGCGCTCCAGCCTCTGCGTGGTCGGCGACGCCAGCCAGACGATCTACTCCTTCACCGGCGCGACCCCCGCCTACCTGCTCGGCTTCCGGGAGAAGCACCCCGACGCCACGGTGGTGAAGCTGGTCCGCGACTACCGCTCCACCCCGCAGGTGGTGCACCTCGCCAACGGACTGCTCGCCCAGGCCAGGGGCCGGGCCGCGGCCGGCCGGCTGGAGCTGGTCTCGCAGCGCGAGCCCGGCCCGGACCCCGTGTACACCGAGTACCAGGACGAGCCCGCCGAGGCGGAGGGCACCGCCAGGAAGGTCCAGGCGCTGCTCGCCGCCGGGGTGCGGGCCAGCGAGATCGCGGTGCTGTTCCGCATCAACGGCCAGTCCGCGGTCTACGAGCAGGCCCTCGCCGACCTCGGCATCGCGTACCAGCTGCGCGGGGCAGAGCGCTTCTTCGAGCGCGCGGAGATCCGCGAGGCCGGGATGCTGCTCCGCGGCGCGGCCCGGGGCAGCAGCGACCCGCTGCTCGACGGTGCCCCGGAGAGCCTGGCCGAGCAGGTCCGTGCCGTGCTCTCCACCCGGGGCTTCAGCTCGCAGCCGCCGACCGGGTCGGGAGCGGTCCGCGAGCGCTGGGAGTCGCTGGCCGCGCTGGTCCGGCTCGGCGAGGAGTTCGAGGCGGCGCAGCGGGCCGTCGGGCTGCCGGCCGACCTGTCGGCCTATGTCACCGAGCTCGACGCCCGGGCCGCCGCCCAGCACGCCCCGGCCGTCGAGGGGGTCACCCTCGCCTCGCTGCACTCCGCCAAGGGCCTGGAGTGGGACGCGGTGTTCCTGGTCGGGCTCACCGAGGGCATGCTGCCGATCACCTACGCCAAGACCGACGAGCAGATCGAGGAGGAGCGCAGGCTGCTCTACGTCGGGGTGACCCGGGCCCGGGCGCACCTCGGCCTGTCCTGGGCGCTGTCCCGCTCGCCCGGCGGCCGGGCCAGCCGCCTGCCGTCCCGCTTCCTGGACGGGCTGCGCCCCGGCACCCCGGCGCGGGGCGTCCGCGGTGCCGGCCGCGGGCCGGCCACGGCGGGCGAGGGCGCCGCCGCGGTCCGCAGGAGCAGGGCCCCGCTGAAGTGCCGGGTCTGCGGCCGGGTCCTCACCGAGGCGGTGGAGCGCAAACTCCGCCGCTGCGAGGGCTGCCCGTCCGAGCTGGACGAGGGCCTGTACGAGCGGCTCCGCGACTGGCGCGGCGAGCAGGCCAGGACCCAGAGCCTCCCGGCCTACTGCGTCTTCACCGACGCGACGCTGATCGCGATCGCCGAGGACGCCCCCGGATCGGTCGCCGAACTGGCCGGAATCGCAGGAGTGGGCCGGGCGAAGCTGGACAAGTACGGTGCGGCCGTGCTGTCGTTGTGTCGCGGGGAGTCTCCGGACGCCTCCGTGCCTGCTGAGGGGCCGCCGGAAGAACCAGACGAATCGGACGACATTCCGGACCTCTGGGACGAGAAAGACACCGGAGCGAACTCGCCGGAAAAATAG
- a CDS encoding mycoredoxin, whose translation MSATITMYSTTWCGYCRRLKTQLDREGIGYTEVNIEHDPASAAFVEKVNDGNQTVPTVLFPDGSALTNPSLAQVKAKLAA comes from the coding sequence ATGTCCGCCACGATCACCATGTACAGCACCACCTGGTGCGGTTACTGCCGTCGGCTGAAGACCCAGCTCGACCGCGAGGGCATCGGCTACACCGAGGTCAACATCGAGCACGACCCGGCGTCGGCGGCCTTCGTCGAGAAGGTCAACGACGGCAACCAGACCGTGCCGACCGTACTCTTCCCGGACGGCTCCGCGCTGACCAACCCCTCGCTGGCCCAGGTCAAGGCCAAGCTCGCGGCCTGA
- a CDS encoding UTRA domain-containing protein has protein sequence MLIVRATTDITDRLRIKAGEAVVLRRVLRHMDGEPWSIEESHYPVALAASTALMDPDPVEGGDEVALGSAGHVEIGCVDELAARMPNPEEAQWFQAGPGVPLLVQLRTGFTEAGPIRVTETRYCADRNRLVYSLGRRAGE, from the coding sequence ATGCTGATCGTACGAGCGACCACTGACATCACCGACCGGCTGCGGATCAAGGCCGGTGAGGCCGTGGTTCTGCGGCGGGTGCTGCGGCACATGGACGGCGAGCCCTGGTCCATCGAGGAGAGCCACTACCCGGTCGCCCTGGCCGCCAGCACCGCGCTGATGGACCCGGACCCGGTCGAGGGCGGGGACGAGGTCGCGCTGGGGTCGGCGGGGCATGTGGAGATCGGCTGCGTGGACGAGCTGGCCGCGCGGATGCCCAACCCCGAGGAGGCGCAGTGGTTCCAGGCGGGACCCGGCGTCCCGCTGCTGGTGCAGCTGCGCACCGGCTTCACCGAGGCCGGCCCGATCCGGGTGACCGAGACCCGCTACTGCGCCGACCGCAACCGGCTCGTCTACTCGCTCGGACGGCGCGCGGGCGAGTAG
- a CDS encoding ATP-binding protein codes for MTNRRAWAAIASFPPHPQNVGHARRITRTALAAWDAHDLVDSAETVVSELVTNALQYGRGPVDLTLALTGRHLRIAVTDEGTSLPVPREAAEDAQSGRGLSIVGMLVESWEVVVRLTGKTVTCVLAVQPTDLEPDLKPDPEPDLEPDLELEPGPDLEPEPAAVGGTRQRRVRPSGEHGA; via the coding sequence ATGACCAACCGGAGAGCCTGGGCCGCGATCGCCTCCTTCCCTCCGCACCCGCAGAACGTCGGCCACGCCCGGCGGATCACCAGGACCGCACTGGCGGCCTGGGACGCGCACGACCTCGTCGACAGCGCGGAGACGGTGGTCTCCGAGCTGGTCACCAACGCCCTGCAGTACGGGCGCGGCCCGGTCGACCTGACCCTGGCGCTGACCGGTCGGCATCTGCGGATCGCCGTCACCGACGAGGGGACGTCCCTGCCGGTGCCCAGGGAGGCCGCCGAGGACGCCCAGAGCGGCCGCGGACTGTCCATCGTCGGGATGCTCGTCGAGAGCTGGGAGGTGGTGGTCCGGCTCACCGGGAAGACGGTGACCTGCGTCCTCGCCGTCCAGCCGACCGACCTGGAGCCGGACCTGAAGCCGGACCCGGAGCCGGACCTTGAGCCGGACCTTGAGCTGGAGCCGGGGCCGGACCTCGAACCCGAACCCGCCGCCGTCGGCGGAACGCGGCAGCGCCGTGTCCGCCCTTCGGGTGAACACGGCGC